Part of the Oncorhynchus kisutch isolate 150728-3 linkage group LG2, Okis_V2, whole genome shotgun sequence genome, AGACGAGTATTTGGCTATTCACCTCCGCCACCCAACTGCTATGTTGGGAAACTAACGTTAAAGCTAATGTTAGCTGCGTCTCTTACTTCCTGCGTTATTGGATATAAACAATTTAGATAGCTTCCTGTTCAACCAGACTTGCCTGGTAGATTTGTGATATGAATATTGCATTCTGCACGATAACTGTGTTTTGTGACTGAATTAAACTATTTGTTATTAGTTAGCACCTGCCTGCAGGCCCACTGATACATGTCCtaaagcagggtttcccaaactcggtcctgggcccCCCCTGTgtacacgttttggtttttgtcctaacactacacagctgactcaaataaccaactcatcatcaagctttaattatttgaatcagctgtgtagtgctagggcaaaaaccaaaacgtgcccccaggaccaagtttggaAAACCCTGTTCTAAATAGTGGGCATGGAAGTTGCACCATAATCAAAGAAGGATGTTAATCATGTTCTACTCTTTCCCCTCAGGTTGGCAAGACATTTGAACTGCTGAACTGTGACCAACACAAGGGCATGATCATCAAAAGTGGACGGGACCCAGGGAAGATTCGACCTGACATTACACATCAGGTAAGCTGTCATTTTCACTTTGACCCTGGAATACCAGTCGTCTTTCTTCTTCGCTCCTCTAACCCAGCCATATCCTGTAATTGTTCCCCCCCCCCAGTGTTTGTTGATGCTGATGGACAGTCCATTGAACAGGGCAGGTCTCCTGCAGGTTTACATCCACACAGAGAGGAACGCCCTGATTGAGATCAACCCACAGACACGCATCCCCCGAACCTTCAACCGCTTCTGTGGCCTCATGGGTAAGCCTGCTAGGTTCTGCTGAAATTCTCTAAATACCTTCTCTcctaccatcctcctctcctacccctctattgtactgtatttctccctctctcatttcatCCCACTTGTATTTATGTCTCCTCCTAGTCCAGCTCCTGCACAAGCTGAGTGTGAGGGCGGCTGACGGCCCCCAGCGCCTGCTGAAGCTCATCAAGAACCCTGTGTCAGACCACCTGCCCCCTGGCTGCCCCTGTATTTGTACCTCCTTCTCCTCTGGGGAGGCAGTGGGCGCCCGCACCGTGGTACCAGAGGATGGGCCCGCCACTGTGGTGGTCGGAGCATTTGCACACGGAGCGGTGAGTTTAGCTTAAGGCTCTAGGGTAATGGCCCGTGTGCACCGATCCAGGATCAGCTTCACTTACCCTCTCTCATTacagaccttagatcagtgttATGGGGCATCTTCATCCTACTTCTCTGGGGCAGAAGCTGATTTAGGTACTGTTGATGTAGGTAGTGTGTGTTAGAAATGTAGATGATGGTTGATTTTATTCTCTACCAATTAAAAAAGGAGCTGGAATGTGGTAAATGATtatgtgctgctgctccagtttgaactgttctgcctgcggctatgttttcaactctctggtagagatactctgaatgatcggctatgaaaagccaactgacatttactcccgaggtgctgacttgctgcacccttgacaaccactgtgattattattatttgaccctgctggtcatctatgaacattttggccatgttctgttataatctccacccggcccagccagaagaggactggccaccccacagcctggtttcttcctaggtttaggcctttctagggagtttttcctagccaccgtgcttctacacctgcattgcttgctgttttgggattttaggctgggtttctatacagaactttgtgacatcagctgatgtaagaatgtctttataaatacatttgattgattatgCATTGGTTTGAGCTCTGCTTGTCCTCTCCTGTCTTAGGTGAATGTGGACTACACAGAGAAGACTGTTTCCATCAGTAACTAccct contains:
- the LOC109906070 gene encoding ribosomal RNA small subunit methyltransferase NEP1, whose amino-acid sequence is MRGRTLAKLHQYDALFRRQPSRSNMEAHSCDKRGLEHLDEYEPKPAKHMRSLHDRMVERRLVVILEGATLETVKVGKTFELLNCDQHKGMIIKSGRDPGKIRPDITHQCLLMLMDSPLNRAGLLQVYIHTERNALIEINPQTRIPRTFNRFCGLMVQLLHKLSVRAADGPQRLLKLIKNPVSDHLPPGCPCICTSFSSGEAVGARTVVPEDGPATVVVGAFAHGAVNVDYTEKTVSISNYPLSAALTCAKMCSAFEEVWGVL